The proteins below are encoded in one region of Gopherus flavomarginatus isolate rGopFla2 chromosome 12, rGopFla2.mat.asm, whole genome shotgun sequence:
- the TEFM gene encoding transcription elongation factor, mitochondrial, with the protein MRFSAWLPSLLRRGRGSYFFHVPLGSCQLQPLNHSWCQKKSTSAVQHNSVNSPTMNQTFKTPEDALSNLYSSEQQSAILQVLNTASERELSTIKLLRGRKSVNVIEHREKYGPFQNLQSLLNVPLFQYKTVVKVCNFILNPSEKGDRRERKIQDTRPSMRFIKPEIERERLETLDSIVSIVFGTRKIAWAHVDRNLAVHDWQQEECGRFMKGTYIPAVYLEEISSVVSKIPEADLYILEKSGLSAQNTNLFPITLHLRTVEAMLYALLQKTLMQDGQHKVLSMARSTVGKHFGLMVGDSRSSGMDLVKQFLLQSVTQEQPRLSFPRNKVVRYRNLFSSVTQNRDEEMCDSLLQALAFYELLLNNTT; encoded by the exons ATGCGTTTCAGTGCCTGGCTCCCGAGCCTCCTCCGCAGAGGCagag GAAGCTATTTCTTTCATGTCCCTTTGGGTTCATGTCAGCTTCAGCCCCTGAACCATTCCTGGTGTCAGAAAAAATCAACATCTGCTGTACAACACAACTCTGTCAATTCCCCAACGATGAATCAAACCTTCAAGACACCAGAAGATGCACTCTCTAATTTGTACTCCTCTGAACAACAATCTGCCATCCTGCAAGTGCTCAACACAGCATCTGAGAGAGAGCTTTCCACCATTAAACTATTGCGGGGAAGAAAGTCTGTCAATGTAATTGAGCATAGGGAAAAATATGGACCGTTTCAGAACTTGCAGAGTTTATTGAATGTCCCTCTCTTTCAATATAAAACTGTTGTTAAGGTGTGTAACTTTATCCTCAATCCATCTGAGAAAGGAgatagaagagagagaaaaatacaagACACCAGGCCTTCAATGAGGTTTATTAAACCTGAAATAGAAAGAGAGAGGTTGGAG aCTTTAGATAGCATTGTGTCTATTGTTTTTGGCACCCGTAAAATTGCATGGGCGCATGTTGATCGAAATCTAGCAGTTCATGACTGGCAACAAGAAGAGTGTGGTAGATTCATGAAAGGAACCTATATTCCAGCAGTATATCTGGAAGAA ATTTCTTCAGTAGTTTCTAAGATTCCTGAAGCTGATCTTTATATTCTGGAAAAAAGTGGACTGTCTGCTCAAAATACAAATCTCTTTCCTATAACATTACATCTTCGCACTGTGGAAGCTATGTTGTATGCCCTATTACAAAAGACACTTATGCAAGATGGCCAGCACAAGGTACTAAGTATGGCCCGAAGCACTGTAGGAAAACACTTTGGATTGATGGTAGGAGACTCTCGGTCTAGTGGAATGGACCTGGTGAAGCAGTTTCTCTTACAGTCTGTTACCCAAGAACAGCCCCGGTTGTCCTTTCCCCGGAACAAGGTGGTACGTTACAGAAACCTATTTTCTTCAGTCACCCAAAACAGAGATGAGGAGATGTGTGATTCATTACTGCAGGCTCTAGCCTTCTATGAACTTCTATTAAACAACACTACTTAA